One window of the Salvia miltiorrhiza cultivar Shanhuang (shh) chromosome 6, IMPLAD_Smil_shh, whole genome shotgun sequence genome contains the following:
- the LOC130990065 gene encoding uncharacterized protein LOC130990065 produces MGRSRAWGGWRDGEWVWRLQWNRELMDREKIQEQRILNLISQVRISETKPDKWIWKASKDEAFSVKSAYKIISTDGRIDINRRKVAIQQQEALCIFCKSTIETVDHIFFGCQKTLELWNATLSWIGKQTAMHCKVIDHFNAFINLGNKKDKRFLIGVWSGLIWCIWKTKNECKFQQGVWNTKRTEAELKSRLWSWMTINNVQKVTEDFRRWFEVAL; encoded by the exons ATGGGTCGATCTCGAGCATGGGGGGGGTGGAGGGACGGAGAGTGGGTGTGGAGGCTTCAATGGAACAGGGAACTGATGGATAGGGAGAAAATTCAGGAGCAACGGATTCTTAACCTCATCAGCCAAGTCCGAATTTCAGAAACAAAACCAGATAAATGGATTTGGAAAGCCTCAAAAGACGAAGCCTTTTCGGTTAAGTCAGCATACAAGATCATAAGTACCGACGGCAGAATTGATATCAACAGGAGAAAG GTGGCTATTCAACAACAGGAGGCTCTCTGCATTTTCTGTAAGTCGACGATTGAGACAGTTGATCATATTTTCTTTGGTTGTCAAAAGACCTTGGAGCTGTGGAATGCGACGCTCTCATGGATTGGCAAACAAACGGCGATGCACTGCAAGGTGATCGATCATTTTAATGCTTTTATTAACCTTGGAAACAAGAAAGATAAAAGGTTTTTGATCGGTGTTTGGTCGGGACTGATTTGGTGTATTTGGAAGACGAAAAATGAATGCAAATTTCAGCAAGGAGTCTGGAATACTAAAAGAACTGAAGCGGAACTTAAATCGAGACTGTGGAGCTGGATGACGATTAACAACGTGCAGAAAGTTACTGAGGATTTCAGGAGATGGTTCGAAGTTGCGCTGTGA